The nucleotide window ATAGTCTAAATTCAACAGGATTGTCCTTTGCCATTCCAGCAGACGGAATGGTGAGCGAGGCCTGTGTGGACTGTTTGTTTGAACGCAGCTCAGCAGCCCGACACCCTTTAGGTTCATCCGCTGCCTATAAGTAATCACAGACAAAGAGGGGACGTGATTGGCTGAATAATCCACTGTCATCCATGAAATGGTAATATGATCAAAGACGTCTTTCACTCCCAGAAAAGCTAAATGTCACTGAGCAGCGAGGTGACTGAACAAAAGGAGCGATGCTCAAGTGGACGTCTAATCCCTGTTGATGACCCATATtggggaaacaaaacaaaagggcttGGTCAGCCTTCTCAAGTTACAATGCAAGATGTTCCTGTAGTatgacatttgtgtgtgtttgccgatGTGTTCTCCTCGAGCTTTGAATTGAAATGATTAAACATAGAGCGGCATTTAAGTTGTGGTTATTTTTACCTGCTCAAAGTATGAATCGGCTCCATTGCCGAGCATGTGGAGCCTACACCAACAGCAGGCCAAAACTCAAAATAGTGAGCCAATTCAATTTAGAATATAGGAGATCTTGTTACAGAGAACCGCTTTAGCCTGCTCACAACGCGGCCCTGTGGATCATTCTGGAGTCCAACGAAAAATGTTTACTTGCATCTCCCGCGGGCGATCTGTTTATTTTTAGTGTCCTTGTGTTTCTTAACTCTGTTGGAGCACACTCAGGCCGGAGAGGTGCAACATGATGTGGGTGGGTAATTTGATCAGGTGGCTCTCTCAGCTGTTGCTGTGGCACTTCGACTTGGTCCTGTCTCTGCAGGGTCACCCAGCAGCACAGGTGTCCCACGCacgaaaatacatttgaagaaaacacaaggaaGATAATTTTAACTCGTGTCTTGAGGTGAAGCACATGGACAGATTGTTTGGCTGAACCAGCCAGCGCACAATCTAACCCAGCATTAATCAATTTACACATGTGTTCTTCCTTTTCTGTTTTACATTGACCTCCAGCCATAAGCTGCCCATCAGTTACGTTAGGCATCcatgaataataatatacaACAACAATGATATTTAGTTATCTCTTTAAACGCCTGGTTTAAAAATATCTGTGTAGCCTTCACCTTCCATAACCAAGATTTATCATGTTTAAAATGTCATGATTTTACATCTTTTTCATGCACTTTAAAAATATCTGTTGGACTGCATCAAATGGTCGGGGTCTGCAGTTGATGGACACATTTCCTGTCTTCCAGAATTGTTTTTGGGACTCTATATCCAGCGTACTACTCTTATAAAGCTGTGAAGTCAAAAGATGTGAAAGAATACGTGAGTAtattatttgcattttataGTTGGGAGATACAATTTTGCAAGGTGTTGAGTAGAGGTACTTTACCTATCTTACATTTTAGGTGAAATGGATGATGTACTGGATCATATTTGCCCTATACACTGCTGTGGAAGTGTTTACGGATATGTTTCTTTGTTGGTAAGTGACCACAGATATTTAATGTAGTAAACCTTTCATGTCACATGTTACATTTTGTCACTGGcatataaacctttttttgtttttttcaatgctTTTAGTACCAGCGGATTcatcacttgtgtgtgtatttattgcagGATTCCTTTCTACTATGAGCTGAAGATAGCCTTTGTGGTGTGGCTGCTGTCCCCTTACACTAAAGGCTCCAGTGTGCTATACAGGAAATTAGTTCATCCCACACTTTCCTCAAAAGAAAAGGTGAAAACCCGTCCTTTTGTGGCTCTCTCCTTGTTCTTTCTTATGCAGTTCAAGGAAAGGCTTTGGTGATAATATTGACTGTAAGTTAGTCTGCATGGTTTGGTGACTAATAGAATTTGATCCGAGCAGCTGTCTAGAGAACAGAACGGCCTGTGTGCCAATTCTGTTTTCCACTTTAACCGCTGAAAATGTGTAAGCAGGACAGGAGGGAGGAAGTGTCACGGCgttcctccctttctcttttccaTTTTCCTCTGAGTCAGGAAACGCACGCAGCAATATAAGAAACACTTGTCAGAACAACGCTTACGACATGATGCATACATTATGATGATGATATAAAAAGacacaatcatttatttttgtgtccttttttcaGGACATCGATGAGTACATCTGCCAAGCAAAGGACAAAAGCTATGACACACTTGTGCATTTTGGGAGGAAGGGCCTGAATGTTGCTGCGTCAGCTGCAGTTTTGGCTGCAACAAAGGTAATGCAGACTTTAGATATTTGTCTTTTCTATGGACCTGGGGGGGTAAAGAAGGTCACGTCATATATGGGTAACAAGCCTGTCGTGCCGTTTGCTGTTCACAAAACAAATTGGGATTCTATTACTTTTTTAGTCAGTCGGTTTAAAGGTGATCTCTGCTGTAACTGTCCCTCGTGGCTGCTAAACACAAGCATCTGGTGTAACCTGTTCTAGAGCCAAGGGGTCCTGTCGGATCGACTGAGGAGCTTCAGCATGCAGGATCTGTCCGCCTATCAGTCGGACCCTGTGAACACCGGCGCCGGCCCCACGCAGCCCGCTGCAGCACCGCAGAGGACCAGGTCTATGATGCGCAGCAAGTCGGAGAGCTGCAACAAGGGTGAGCAGACGTCACTGCGGCCAGCGCAGCACCAGCCAGTATTATAGGGGCGTTGTGGTGTTGAGAATATGATGATAGCGGGGGCTGGTTTGTCTTCCTGTTCGGGCGCGATCAAGCTGGCAGATATCAGGACCTCTACTTTCCTGAGTGGCCCCCGACTTTAGACCTGCCTTCCTGTTTGGAGCCGGTCCGGCCTCACTGGCCTGCCTGTGATACCACTCACATGGAGCTGGGGGGACTTGTTCCTTCTCCAAAATCATGTGGaaacagttgtttgtttttcatctgatAATTATTGCTTTGTTAAATGTAGGCGTTATATTAAGAAAAGACTGCTTGCAGTGAACTGAAATATTAGCATAGTTAAAAcccaattttctttttaacaaatgaggaatttttttttttttttttgcctagATGCAGTTATAGATGGTTGATGCTAGAATGGAGGGATGCTTTCCCCCTTCTGCACATGCACTTCCTATGTGCTTCCTGTCTCCTGTGGACAATCTATTTTTAGCATAAACCACCATGTGTAACCACTAATTTACGGTGCTATTCTTCATTCTTTATTATTAATCCCATGACCAagccacatttttgtttatctCTCAAACCCATTGGCTCCCACTGAACATTTAGATCAAAAACAGGTAataaaattcattttatttttaaatagttgGTTATTTCCTAACAATTGTAGTTTTTAGGAGTCATTGCCTGAACAGGGAATTTATTCAGCAGCTGTTTTGGTAATAGTCAGTATTTATGGCAGCAGCGTTGCGTAAGTGactcaaaataaactacagtggCCATTTTTATAGTTTTTGGACAACTATTAGAATATAAACTATAAGGATCATTTTATTCATCAGTCTTCGGTCTTTTCAAGAGATTTTTGCACAGTAGGAAAACATAAactattattttattccttACAACATTTGTGCAATTTTTGAACTTCTTTTAAACAATATTTCCTTTAACCTTCTGCTGTCATTGTGTTACATAATGTAAAAGTTTGCCTGAGTGCACATAAGTCTGCACATGCTTATAAGACAACAGGCTTATTGGGCTTGTTTGTACTGCAACAAATAGGCCCTGGCTAATCTTGACTTCCTATTTGGCCTCAGCTCTGCGGTTTGCAGAGTGCAACATGATATGAACTTTCACAAACGCCTTGACCAAACGTGCCATTCTATTGCAGTTATACTAAGTGTTTTTTCTTCGAATTAAATAGACAAGAGACGTGTTATTCATCCCTTCCATCAACGTTTTGTTCACGATACAGGACAGGATTTTGACATGACTGAGTATGAGATGTTGGGTTTGGAAGAGTGGGACTCCAAGTGCCCGCTGTCCCAGACATTTTTACCTTCTGAGTCTGAATCCCCTGTAATTCCCTCGCTGACACCGCAGTCCTCCCCACCTTCCACACCCTCTCCACCTGCCTCTCCTCTGGCTCCGGAGCAGCCTGAGGAGGTGGGGAAAGAGGTGCAGGTAGCATCAGGCTCGCCACAGCTCAGG belongs to Gasterosteus aculeatus chromosome 15, fGasAcu3.hap1.1, whole genome shotgun sequence and includes:
- the reep1 gene encoding receptor expression-enhancing protein 1 isoform X1; amino-acid sequence: MVSWIISRLVVIVFGTLYPAYYSYKAVKSKDVKEYVKWMMYWIIFALYTAVEVFTDMFLCWIPFYYELKIAFVVWLLSPYTKGSSVLYRKLVHPTLSSKEKDIDEYICQAKDKSYDTLVHFGRKGLNVAASAAVLAATKSQGVLSDRLRSFSMQDLSAYQSDPVNTGAGPTQPAAAPQRTRSMMRSKSESCNKGQDFDMTEYEMLGLEEWDSKCPLSQTFLPSESESPVIPSLTPQSSPPSTPSPPASPLAPEQPEEVGKEVQVASGSPQLRLFKKKAPEPPLRVSRPLTRSRSARSTNNEAV
- the reep1 gene encoding receptor expression-enhancing protein 1 isoform X2, whose amino-acid sequence is MMYWIIFALYTAVEVFTDMFLCWIPFYYELKIAFVVWLLSPYTKGSSVLYRKLVHPTLSSKEKDIDEYICQAKDKSYDTLVHFGRKGLNVAASAAVLAATKSQGVLSDRLRSFSMQDLSAYQSDPVNTGAGPTQPAAAPQRTRSMMRSKSESCNKGQDFDMTEYEMLGLEEWDSKCPLSQTFLPSESESPVIPSLTPQSSPPSTPSPPASPLAPEQPEEVGKEVQVASGSPQLRLFKKKAPEPPLRVSRPLTRSRSARSTNNEAV